A single region of the Gasterosteus aculeatus chromosome 1, fGasAcu3.hap1.1, whole genome shotgun sequence genome encodes:
- the gmnc gene encoding geminin coiled-coil domain-containing protein 1: METQASFRACDLSDLSDLSERSSNQSSGALTLCVCLSESPCVSPAGLTWNQQVSPHLQRNKQLQDTLLQREEELVRLQDENNQLREFLGSSFVNLERKAKKLTADASRLKRSLTYRDDGSFQDLSHQLQTPQRVGKRVCRNLTAEFCSSSSDTSTSEPNLDLWVLRTLGLKDRDTIDTSSGSSTSSRFGLCGLGYHAAESPSSDYTLSSSFSSSVAAVTPSSVHIGGRSPSRQTAYMCNAAGHYEAKPSDPSNSPQTCRFYGEETAFRSSTTAEQPPNTQTHFTTASSQVQTPERDPTGPPAYQSLSSRDSIQFGRPSACVSPSSPSVNRLWTSGGRSGGGATVSMVGYRPPATPCCRVDLAFSMSLSPSSSVRTISFTQGQAFVRKDTEGRCNFTWVPTQRA; this comes from the exons ATGGAAACCCAGGCCTCCTTTCGGGCCtgtgacctcagtgacctcagtgacctcagCGAAAGGTCGTCG AACCAAAGTAGTGGTGCTCTcactctctgtgtctgtctctcagagTCTCCGTGTGTCTCTCCTGCTGGTCTCACCTGGAATCAGCAggtctctcctcacctccagagaaacaagcag CTTCAGGACACTCTgttgcagagagaagaggagctggTCCGACTGCAGGATGAGAACAACCAACTTAGAGAGTTCCTGGGCTCCTCCTTTGTGAACCTGGAGAGAAAGGCCAAG AAACTCACCGCCGACGCGAGCAGGCTGAAGAGAAGCCTCACGTACAGAGATGATGGATCGTTCCAGGACCTCAGTCACCAGCTCCAGACCCCCCAACGGGTCGGCAAGAGAGTCTGCAGGAACCTCACCGCCGagttctgctcctcctcctcggacacCTCCACCTCAGAGCCGAACCTGGACCTCTGGGTCCTGCGAACGCTGGGACTGAAGGACCGGGACACCATCGACACCTCCAGCGGGTCCTCCACCTCGTCTAGATTTGGCCTATGCGGTTTAGGCTACCACGCTGCCGAGTCCCCGTCCTCTGACTACACCCTCAGCTCCTCTTTTAGCTCTTCAGTCGCCGCGGTTACGCCGTCCTCCGTCCACATTGGCGGCCGATCACCGTCCCGGCAAACCGCTTACATGTGCAACGCCGCTGGACACTACGAGGCAAAGCCAAGCGATCCGTCCAACTCACCTCAGACCTGCAGGTTCTACGGGGAAGAAACCGCCTTCAGGTCTTCAACAACGGCGgaacaaccccccaacacccagaCCCACTTCACCACGGCCTCGAGTCAAGTCCAGACTCCGGAGCGAGACCCAACAGGACCACCAGCCTACCAGTCTCTGTCATCACGGGACTCAATCCAGTTCGGTCGGCCTTCCGCCTGCGTCTCGCCCTCAAGTCCCAGTGTGAACCGGCTCTGGACGTCCGGCGGCAGGAGCGGTGGGGGGGCAACAGTTTCGATGGTGGGATATCGGCCTCCCGCGACGCCTTGCTGTCGGGTGGACTTGGCGTTCAGTATGTCCCTCAGTCCGTCCAGCAGCGTCAGGACCATCAGCTTCACTCAGGGACAAGCTTTTGTCCGGAAGGACACAGAGGGAAGGTGCAACTTCACCTGGGTGCCCACGCAAAGAGCGTAG